One region of Lagopus muta isolate bLagMut1 chromosome 13, bLagMut1 primary, whole genome shotgun sequence genomic DNA includes:
- the LOC125699815 gene encoding UAP56-interacting factor-like encodes MEVTEPQPGPSPAAGPQPGAEEIDMSLDDIIKRHRKEQTDAKAAGDGRRQQTKNRNLAYGFGRPRSRAWMQRNLQGPNRFRRGFGQQQNNRRQFRNALPGPRRRAAAALSGVSPLNRPASAQEGNKNEDAFPKSSNGQPEARRRPPPGPRRFRAAAAITSAPGRRPFLLNRGPGFQQKRMQQRFSKAYIQRGQMDANAEGKPPRMRRWQVKPSPGAVLTVSVANPQASQTNTLGAKRPFLRNQRPPPRITKPQPKGVMLRFNFRAMANQTSLTLDERFSGLRNKRRFAAARSARRTVTMP; translated from the exons ATGGAGGTGACGGAGCCGCAGCCCGGACCGAGCCCCGCTGCGGGGCCGCAGCCGGGAGCCGAGGAGATTGACATGTCCCTGG ATGACATCATCAAGCGTCACAGGAAGGAGCAAACAGATGCCAAAGCTGCAGGGGACGGCCGGAGACAGCAGACCAAGAACAGGAATTTGGCATATGGGTTCGGGCGGCCCCGCTCCCGTGCCTGGATGCAGAGGAACTTGCAAG GACCCAACCGTTTTAGGAGAGGCTTTGGACAACAACAGAACAACCGACGGCAATTCAGGAACGCTCTGCCCGGCCCcaggagaagagcagctgctgcactgagTGGAGTGAGCCCTTTAAATCGCCCAGCATCAGCTCAGGAG GGCAACAAGAATGAGGATGCTTTCCCCAAAAGCAGCAATGGGCAGCCTGAGGCACGGCGACGGCCACCACCCGGCCCCAGGAGgttcagagcagctgctgccatcacCAGCGCCCCTGGGAGAAG GCCCTTCCTGCTGAACAGGGGACCAGGCTTCCAGCAGAAGCGGATGCAGCAGCGGTTCTCCAAAGCCTACATCCAGAGAGGG CAAATGGATGCTAATGCAGAAGGGAAACCACCAAGGATGAGAAG GTGGCAAGTGAAACCCAGCCCCGGAGCAGTTCTGACAGTTTCTGTGGCTAATCCCCAGGCGAGCCAGACCAACAC GCTCGGAGCCAAGCGCCCTTTCCTGCGAAACCAGAGGCCCCCGCCACGTATCACCAAGCCCCAACCCAAGGGGGTGATGCTGAGGTTCAACTTTCGTGCCATGGCCAACCAG ACCAGCCTGACGCTGGATGAGAGGTTCTCTGGGCTGAGGAATAAGAGGCGCTTTGCAGCAGCCCGCAGCGCCCGCCGGACGGTCACCATGCCCTAG